CCAACCACACCTACAACCAGCCCTGGCTTTGGTTTTAATCCTAGTGATTTCTTAGGACTTATTGGCTCTCCAAGCAATAATAAACCCACACCTACACCAAATACACCTACAAGCAGTCCTGGTAGTGGCTTTAATTTTGTCTCTATCATTGGTGGCTTATTGACAGGTTCACCGTCAAATAACACATCAACTAACACTTCTAGCTATAGCCAGAAATCTTTCTCACAAAGCAATGCTTACACTACAGATTCCCCAATTCTCTCTACATCATCAAATAGTTACGTAAGCACCGACGAGCTTGACAGTCTAGTTAAAAAATTGGTTATTAGTTAATTAGTCCATAGTCCATAGGCAGGAGTTAATGATCATTTCCCTTCCTTCCTTGTCTTCCTTGTCCCCCTCACTCAGCACGCGCTAAACGCGCCGCTTTCGCTAATAGCACTCATTACTCAACACTGCTTCGCTGACGCAGGACTAACAAAATCGTGTAAGTCAGTTTCCCAAACGCTGATGTAAATTAAATCACAGCTCTGACGGACAATTTGCCCTTTAACGCCGCCTACGGTAAAAGTGAAATTATCTGACTGACGTTGTTGTATTTGTTGTAAACCTTGCCTAATTCTGGCGTTAGATTGACCGCTTAACATACCATCTAACGTAGTTTGCATCACTTCGGGGTCTACGGACTGGGCAAAAGCTACTTCAGTTTGACGTAACGCTCCAGAGTTACGATCAAATAAATAGCCTAAGTCAACTTGGTTTGGTACTAAGCGATAGACTACAGCACGGGTATTGCGCCACACGCCTCTTAAATCTCTATTTGGTTTTCCGAGTGCGGCTTCTACCCTGCTTCTTGCTGTACCTGTAGGAAAGGCGGGAACGTTGGGACTGTTTGTATTTGCTTTTTTTCTTGGTAAATCAGCTTGGGGTGTCGGTTCTGGAACGGGCTGATTTTCTATTTGTGGTGTTGGGGTGGGTTGTGGTGCGGGAGTATTTGCAGTTGTAGGTGTGTTTTCGGGGATGGGTGCAAATACTTCTGGTGGGTTAGAGTTTGTTTGACGGTTTTCTGTTGGCGTTGGTGTATCAAAAGCCACTGGTTGCTGAGTAGAATCAGGCGAAGAAAAGGATGGGGTTGGTTGGGGTGAAACAGATGGTGTATCAGGTAGGGAAGTTGGGGCGGAAGAAGGTTCGTTGACGATCCGTGTATCTGATTGTGGCTGGCGTGAGAGAGTAGAAATAGCTACGCCTGCTATTAAACCACCCACTACCAAGCTACCAACTATCCAAGCAGACTTTTGACGACTACGCTGCTGAGGTTGGATAGCCGGAACAGCTAGATGTCGGGTTTGTTGGGTTGGTATTGTGGTGGGAGTTACAGTATGTTCAGATGTCAGATGAGGCGATAAAGCATACAGCATTTTACTAGCGGTACTGTAGCGATCGCCTGCTTGTGGTTTAATGGCTTGATTTAGCACCTCTACTAATTGTGGCGAAATATGAGGTGCAAAGTTCTGCCATACAATCTCCCCAGTTTGGGGGTTAGTTGGCAATTCATCAGGACTTTTACCAGTTAACAAATAAATTGCTGTCAAACCCAAGCTGTAAATATCTGTAGCGTAA
Above is a genomic segment from Nostoc sp. MS1 containing:
- a CDS encoding serine/threonine protein kinase; amino-acid sequence: MTSILLNNRYQVIQVLGAGGFGETLLAEDTHMPSRRRCVIKQLKPVSNDPPTYQIIQQRFEREAATLEYLGEHSDQIPRLYAYFLENGQFYLVQEWIHGQTLRNLVADTGTQSEATVRAILLSLLKVLDYVHSKGIIHRDIKPDNIILRTVDQKPVLIDFGAVKETIRSVVGSPGYVTRSLVIGTPGYMPSEQAVGRPVYATDIYSLGLTAIYLLTGKSPDELPTNPQTGEIVWQNFAPHISPQLVEVLNQAIKPQAGDRYSTASKMLYALSPHLTSEHTVTPTTIPTQQTRHLAVPAIQPQQRSRQKSAWIVGSLVVGGLIAGVAISTLSRQPQSDTRIVNEPSSAPTSLPDTPSVSPQPTPSFSSPDSTQQPVAFDTPTPTENRQTNSNPPEVFAPIPENTPTTANTPAPQPTPTPQIENQPVPEPTPQADLPRKKANTNSPNVPAFPTGTARSRVEAALGKPNRDLRGVWRNTRAVVYRLVPNQVDLGYLFDRNSGALRQTEVAFAQSVDPEVMQTTLDGMLSGQSNARIRQGLQQIQQRQSDNFTFTVGGVKGQIVRQSCDLIYISVWETDLHDFVSPASAKQC